A region of the Mesoterricola sediminis genome:
GGCTGATTCATTCCCATGTGAGGGCTCCTTTGGACCAGATGTAGCCGTAGCCGAACAGGAGGAGGAACAGGAAGATGCCCATCTCGACCAGGCCGAAGATGGCGAGTTCCTTCATCTGGATGGCCCAGGGCATGAGGAAGACCGTCTCCACGTCGAAGACGAGGAACATCACGGCCACCAGGTAGTAGCGCACCGAGAACTTCTCGCGCGCCTCCGTCGTCACGCGGAGGCCGCACTCATACGTCGAGTACTTGGTCGCGTTCGGCACGTGGGGCCTGACCAGTCTGGATATGGACAGGATCACGATCGGCAGGGCGACGGCGACCAGTATGAGCAACAAGACTGGAACATAACTGCGCATGGATCCTCCCGGAGGGGACGGGGTTGGATAACCCATTGTGGTCTGCGCCTTCAAAGGCGGTCAACGAGGGATCCCTCGGGCTTTTGGCCGATAAGACCTTTTGAACCACTGAGGAAACCGCCACACTATATATCTATGGTATCCCCAACCGACCCCCAAGCCGACCCTGGATTTTCGCTCTCCGCGTCCGAAATCAAATCCGCCCTCGCGGCCGAGGAATTATCCAAGACCGATTCACGCCCGGCGCCCCTCTACCCCACCCTCGACCTGACCCGGGAGGTGGTGGACTTCGCCCTCTTCCAGGCGATCCCCCTCGATCTGATGCTCAAGCACCGGTTCGTGCCCGTACATGAGCGGGACGGTCACCTTTGGCTGGCCATGGCCGATCCCCTGGACGTCGTCGCCCAGGACGTGCTCCGGATGCACCTCAAGCGCCCCCTCCGGTTCGCCGCAGCCCCCTATGCCCAGATCCAGGTGGTCCTCAAGAAGTCGGAGAGTGGGCAGAAAGTGCTCGAGGAGGCCGGGGAGGCCCTGCGGGTCCAGGTGCTCCGGGAGGAGGACATCGACGAGGACGTCCTGGACCTGGAGAACCTCACGGACAAGGATGAAGCACCCATCATCCGCCTCGTGGACACCACCATCTTCAACGCCCTCCAGCGCCGGGCCTCCGACATCCACCTGGAGACCACGTCCACGGGCTTCCAGATCAAGTACCGCATCGACGGGAGCCTCTACGCCGCCGCCGAGCCCATCGACCGGCGCTTCGCCTCCCCCATCATCAGCCGCATCAAGGTCATGTCCGAGCTGGACATCGCCGAGAAGCGGAAGCCCCAGGACGGCCGGTTCAAGCTCAAGGTGCGGGGCCGGGCCATCGACTTCCGCGTCAGCATCATGCCCACCATCCACGGGGAGGACTCGGTCATCCGCATCCTGGACAAGGAGAACCTGTCGGAGGAGTTCCGCAGCCTCTCCCTGGACATCCTGGGGTTCAGCGAACGGGAGCTGACCCGCCTGCGCCGTTTCGCCCGGGAGCCCTACGGCATGTTCCTGGTCACCGGCCCCACCGGCAGCGGCAAGACCACCACCCTCTACGCAGTGCTCAGCGAGATCAAGAGCCCCGAGGACAAGCTCATCACCATCGAGGACCCCGTCGAATACCAGCTCGAGGGCGTCACCCAGATCCCCGTGAACGAGAAGAAGGGCCTCACCTTCGCCGTGGGCCTCCGGTCCATCCTCCGGCACGATCCCGACAAGATCCTCGTGGGCGAGATCCGCGACCCGGAGACCGCCCAGATCGCCATCCAGTCCGCCCTCACGGGCCACCTGGTCTTCACCACGGTGCACGCCAACCACACCCTGGACGTCCTGAGCCGCTTCCAGCACATGGGCGTCGAGGTCTACAACTTCGTCTCGGCCCTGAACTGCATCCTGGCCCAGCGCCTGGTCCGGACCCTCTGCCCCAAGTGCAAGCGGCAGGTCGCCGCCCCCGGCGCCGCCGAGCTCCAGGAGAACGGCCTCACCCCCGAATGGGCCCGGGACGCCACCTTCTACGAGAAGGTCGGCTGCGTGGACTGCAACGGCACCGGGTTCCGGGGCCGGCAGGCCATCATCGAGTTCATGGGCCTCAACGACGACCTCCGGGAGCTCATCACCCGACGGGCGAGCGTCCGCGAGATCA
Encoded here:
- a CDS encoding NADH-quinone oxidoreductase subunit A; translated protein: MLILVAVALPIVILSISRLVRPHVPNATKYSTYECGLRVTTEAREKFSVRYYLVAVMFLVFDVETVFLMPWAIQMKELAIFGLVEMGIFLFLLLFGYGYIWSKGALTWE
- a CDS encoding GspE/PulE family protein, with translation MVSPTDPQADPGFSLSASEIKSALAAEELSKTDSRPAPLYPTLDLTREVVDFALFQAIPLDLMLKHRFVPVHERDGHLWLAMADPLDVVAQDVLRMHLKRPLRFAAAPYAQIQVVLKKSESGQKVLEEAGEALRVQVLREEDIDEDVLDLENLTDKDEAPIIRLVDTTIFNALQRRASDIHLETTSTGFQIKYRIDGSLYAAAEPIDRRFASPIISRIKVMSELDIAEKRKPQDGRFKLKVRGRAIDFRVSIMPTIHGEDSVIRILDKENLSEEFRSLSLDILGFSERELTRLRRFAREPYGMFLVTGPTGSGKTTTLYAVLSEIKSPEDKLITIEDPVEYQLEGVTQIPVNEKKGLTFAVGLRSILRHDPDKILVGEIRDPETAQIAIQSALTGHLVFTTVHANHTLDVLSRFQHMGVEVYNFVSALNCILAQRLVRTLCPKCKRQVAAPGAAELQENGLTPEWARDATFYEKVGCVDCNGTGFRGRQAIIEFMGLNDDLRELITRRASVREIKAAARSFGMQSLRESAVEKVRLGLTTFAEINKVTFRESE